In the Gossypium raimondii isolate GPD5lz chromosome 9, ASM2569854v1, whole genome shotgun sequence genome, one interval contains:
- the LOC105797503 gene encoding uncharacterized protein LOC105797503, with protein MWDWWNDETKKLFYSNYGDLPYLYDIKVDERLFRALAQYWNPAYSYFYFGNVDLVPIVEEYTALLHCPRLQVDKAYSRAAYVPTFWKKLMNITRMSEQWITARIKQKTHPDGKKKVDVFALSIYELVIFPRALGHIDEVISDLFDRLDKGVTHVPTILAETFRSLNACRRAGEGRFMGCAQLLLAWFHSHFWKVNKISYRVFSEHYSSLKEIVATPRRDNILEENWMAILHNLREEDVEWRAPSLIPDRILYRCGNFDWVPLLGIWGAVGYAPLLVLRQYNSRQFVQATHGLAQCEFSYRGDNYKKRVKEISQA; from the exons ATGTGGGATTGGTGGAATGATGAGACCAAAAAGTTGTTCTACTCTAACTATGGGGACTTGCCGTACTTATATGACATCAAGGTGGATGAACGATTGTTTCGGGCCCTTGCTCAATATTGGAATCCTGCATAtagctatttttattttgggaatgTAGATTTGGTGCCTATAGTGGAGGAATATACAGCTTTACTACATTGCCCAAGACTTCAGGTGGATAAAGCATATTCCAGAGCCGCGTATGTCCCAacattttggaagaaattgatgaatattactAGAATGAGCGAGCAGTGGATTACGGCCAGGATCAAGCAGAAAA CGCATCCAGATGGGAAAAAGAAGGTTGAtgtgtttgctttgagtatCTACGAGTTGGTGATCTTCCCTAGGGCACTGGGGCATATTGATGAGGTGATTTCAGATCTTTTTGACCGATTGGATAAAGGGGTTACGCATGTTCCTACGATTTTGGCTGAAACGTTTAGATCTTTGAATGCCTGTAGGCGAGCTGGCGAGGGCAGATTTATGGGTTGTGCGCAGTTGTTGCTAGCTTGGTTTCATAGTCATTTCTGGAAGGTCAACAAGATTTCGTACCGGGTTTTCTCTGAACATTACTCCTCGTTAAAAGAGATAGTGGCTACGCCAAGAAGGGACAACATATTAGAGGAAAAttggatggcaattcttcatAATCTCCGAGAAGAAGatgttgagtggagagctccttcGTTGATTCCTGACAGGATTCTTTACCGATGCGGgaattttgattgggttccgttgcttggaatttggggagcCGTCGGATATGCGCCTTTGCTGGTACTAAGGCAATACAATTCAAGACAGTTCGTGCAGGCAACGCACGGGttagctcaatgtgagttctcATACCGAGGAGATAATTACAAGAAGAGGGTAAAAGAAATTTCTCAGGCTTAG